In Miscanthus floridulus cultivar M001 chromosome 8, ASM1932011v1, whole genome shotgun sequence, the sequence TGTTTCCCGGTTTTTCTGCACTATCCACGGCCACCAGAAAGAGTTATAGAAATTTACACCCCACCCCTCACTCACGTGGTAATCGCACCACAAACTGCAATTGAAGAACTTATTAAATTTCCAGAAACAGTAACCGCTGTTGCTTCTTCACCCCGTATAAAATCTGGAATCCGACTACTACAGTAAAAGTCTTATTTTTATCCATTTTGGCTGCCAAAATTTCTTCACCATTTCTCGTGCATGCAATGCAACCGAATGATATACCTCATGAGTCATGGCCACCTGGCTTCTCCTCAGCAACAGCTCacatttttctttcttctccacTACCTCCACCCAGCCCAGCCATCTTCCCCACCCCAccaggccaccaccaccaccaccaccacctctctctctcttcttcctttttctcctCTCTTTCTGATGCTTTGACGCCACAGCTCGCCGCTTTGGCCGCCTCTGCCTGCCTCCCACCATCTCCTCTGCCACTGGTTAAAGCAGGGGGAGGAGCTGTAGGAGGAGAACCGAAGAAGAGAACAGAGAGAAGCGAGAGGGGGACCGAGGGAGCGGGCAAGATGTTTGACAGTTTGCTCAACTCCAAGTTCTACAACAAATGGTACAGAGATCTTTCCCGTTGATTCGGTTTGGTGCGTGATTGGGAGCTTCGGGCCCGGTTGCTCTCGAAGTTCGTTGCCTGTTTTTCTGGACAGCCGAGTTCGAAATCGGTTGTTTTGAGCTTCCTTTTGCCGACGATTTGTTCAGCCTTCCGATTTGCGCGGAGAAAATGAAGTCGAATGTTTAGCTGCATTCGGTCGCTTAGTCGGGTAGCTGCGTCCCTCGGTTCTTGCGTTCCTCGGATTCCGAATTGTTTAGCTCCACTTCTCATCTTCATCTGCGAATTCAAGGAACTGTTCCCCGGACTTGCGAGCGCCTTTCCCCCCTCCTTTTTGTAGCAGAGAATCTGGTCCTGTTCTCGATCTATGTTCTGCTTTCCTGCTGTTTGTCCAGATTCCTGCATTCTCGATTTGACCTGTGTTTGTTTGATTTCTGCTATTCCCCCTCCTAACCGCTGAATTCGTTGTTGTTTGGTGCAGCAAGCACGCAATCAAGTGCACCCGAACTCGGCTGGATCTGCTGCGGCGGAAGAAACAAGCCATGGTCAAGTTTCTCAAGAAGGACGTCGCCGACCTCCTCACCAACGGCCTTGAATCGCACGCCTTCGCACGGGTACTGTCTTCACTTCTCAAGGCTTGAATTTGAATTGTTTAGTGGTGTCGGACGGATTTGCGTTGGTGCGAATTTGACGAAATGGAAATATTCTTCGAAGCTGAATTGCACGAGAAATTTATGACGAAATGCAGAGCCATGTGATGGTGTTTGTAGTGATATGTTCCTGATTGCTGTTACTTAGCTGTTTCCCCCTGAACTGCAGATGGAAGGGCTGATCGTTGAGATGAACCAAGCATCGTGCTATGATATGATAGAGCAGTACTGCGAGTATATTGTGAAGCTGCTCAACCACATGCAGAAAGAGAGGTAATTGTCagttgccacccttcttcaagtGATGCACTGATTCCATCTTGTGAATATCTGTTTTAGTGCTGCATACACATGTGCTCTGCATGTGTTTGTGTTCTTGCTAGGAAGAAAAAGGGAAACATCATAATCCATCCAATTTTTGTTGCAGTAGCTCTGATTTCTAGTATGCTGTAGCTAATTAAGGTGGCTTAGACTTAGACATCATCCCTTTTGAATATTCAGTTTGATCAGTGCTCTATGGATTCCTAACCTAAGTGGCTTGTTTGGAGATAATTGCTTCAGTGCATAGCTTGATTAGATATAACTTGATTTTCTTGTTCATTTGTGCTCAAGGCATGCCATACTCCTGTTGTCATGCATATGTCGCATTTAAGATTGAAAATTCTTTCAGTCAAGGTAGCTAATCACTGACTTGATGTTTTTTCTGGTTTAGCAATTTCCATAGTATCCCAAGATTGTACAAGATTTGGATATTCCTACATACACCAGATCCTCTTTTTGCATTTTGCTTACTATAATCATGTGTACTGCCATTTTTctctcaccccccccccccccctcccctacAAAATACCACTGTTTTCACATTTAGGGATATGCAGATGGTAGATATTTTTTACTTTGGTTGTTTCTAGTTGTATCATTATCAAAATATCTAGTTCTTTTATTTATCAATTCGATTAATATTACAATAAGACTTTCTTCCAAATTGATCACTGAATCTGTGATGTTCCTTAACAGTGAATGCCCTCAGGAAGCATTGGAAGCTGTGTCTACTCTAATATTTGCTGCTGCTAGATTTCCTGATTTGCCTGAACTGTGTGACCTCAGACATATATTTACAGAGAAATATGGGAGTTCTGTCGAGCCTTTTGTTAATTCTGAGGTGCTGAAATTGCTTTTACTTTTCTTATATTTGAGCTGATCTCCATTGTTTGGAACATATGGATTAACTTAACTTTTCTGTGAAACAGTTTCTTCAGAACCTCCAGAGTAAATCATTTACTAATGAAGAGAAGTTGCGAGTAATGAAACGTGTTGCTGAAGAGTTCTCAGTTCCATTTGATAGCAGGGCATTGGAATGGAAGATAACTTGTGGCTCTCAAAATAAGCATGTAAGGTTTTAGTAAACCTTTTGCATTATCAAATACATGCAAGGACTTACCAAAGGAATAATCATTTGCTAAGCATATATGGGTCACTCAATTCTAATCTTCACAttcttttgccatcaggatcTTCCAAAGAAGAGTTCACTTAAACAGGAGATGGAAGCATCAGCACGAGATGGACACAAGGTTGATAGGCATGCTGTTCATGAAAGAAAAACTAAAGCTATGCCTGAAGGCTATGAACAGAAGCAGGAACAAAACGTAAAGCCCAAAGATATCCATGTTGTTCCTGATGGCATTGGTCAGCTAGGCGAAAAAAACAGAAAGAAGTACTCAGATAAACCTTGGGAGAAAAGGCACATGGATAATCCTTTGCCTCCTTTGGACATGAAAGAAAAGAATGGTCAGAAAGAAATGAAGAAATATGACAAAAAAGATAGTCACCATCGGAGGGAACTAATGGATGCGGAGGTGTTGGACCTCAATGGCTTAAAAAAACAGGATGTTGGTGTCGTGAAACTTTCTGGTGGACCTGATCGTAGTTGGGGACATGCTGACTTGGGGCTTAAAACTCTGGGCCTAGAAAAGGAAGAAATTGATTCAACTTGCACCTTGAATGGTAAAACAGTGAACAAGGCTCCTCCTTATTCTAAGCCCTACAGAGCATCAATGGGTGAGAAGGTTGCTGAAGATAGGCAAGATAGACAGCCTGTGCCAGAGAAGGCAGCCAATATGCGTCCTCCTTATGTTAAGCCAAATTTTGAAAAGCATGCAAATCAAGGTGCAAATGCTTACAAGCATAGTGGCGCTGAAGAAATAGGCCACCAGAAGCGTGAACCAATTTATGACCCTGTTTCGGTCAGAAGTAGGATTCCAAAACCACCTGCACATGTTGATGATTATGCTGGAATGGCTAACGAGGAAAAGATGGCAAACCAAGCACCTGATGGCCGAAGAAGACATTCAAGCAAGAGGAATGGAGCCTATGACAATTATGACCATAAAGGTGGTCATGTGCTACCCATAGAAGGCATGGGGGTCGATGATGATATCAACAACGCAAGGCCTTTTCACTGGATTCCTAGTGAGCGAAGAAAGCACAGAAGCAGGCGGAACGGATCGACAAGTGGCAGTGACTACAATGGGGCCAGCGAAGACCACGAGTCAGATGGTGATGATGTGAATACAACAATTGATTTCGGCAATCTGCTGCCCCGAGCCCCTAGTTCACATAGGAAACACAGGAGTCGGAGTGCTGATCCTCGCAAGGGAGGCCGTGATGATGAGGAAAAGATGATGGATAAGCTTCTGATGCACTACAGCAAGAAAGGGCTGGACAGGGAGGAGCACAAAGAAAGAGTCAAATCCCGGATCCCGCGGCCTCGAGCTGATCAACGTGCTGATGATGGAGCTGGAGAACTGTCTAACAAAGAAGGGGCATCTGCACATCGTCCTGAAAGAGCTGTATCTCTACCTTCAGAATCCGCAAGCCCAAAGGCGAAGCCGAAGTCGAAGGCCCCTGTTCGGTCCTTGTCCATGCAGCCAGAAATGTCAAGAGGGAATGTGCATCCAAGTATGCCAGATTTCGACGAACTGGCTGCCCGGATCAGTGCTCTGAGGAACGCATGAGCTGCCACACGACTGTCTTGtgcaatgcttctgttctttcagGAACTTGTACCATGGAATCTGTAATCTGATGGTGCCTGCGAGTCATGGGAATAAGAGGACGCTCGAGATGTAATCGGCCTGCTCTTGCAGCATTTTATCTTGGTGGTATACTTGGTTGTGTTGCTCGGAGTGTGTCTTGGTAGGGTATTGTCATCAGGAAGAGTTAAATGTGGCAATTCATAGGGATACCACATACTATACCAGTAGTCAGCTACAACGATTTGGATGTGGTTGTCATTGTTGTACTCATAGAACAAATATTGTTGGTGTATACATGCCCATCGATGCGGCTATGATGATAAAGgaatctcttcttcttttttatagTTTTTCCTCCATTTGTTGATGACGCTGGAGCAGATGCCATTTTCTTGAGCAACAATTAGGCAGCCTGGCGGCATTGTCTGATTCCTTATttagagcctctttggcagggctcctgcaggggcttcagctccggctcctgcacGAGCTGTGTCAAACGCCTGTTTTGAAAAGGACTCCGCATGGGGAGCCGGTCAAAAGCCGGAAccattttttgcctgcgcaggagaagcctaaaaaacgagcttcgcgcgactccttgctgtgggttcacgtcgtctagtgcgaaggagccgttttgccaaacgtttttcagAACGGCTCCAGCTCCTCCAGATGAActgctccttcagaggagccaAAACCGGAGCCATTTTTATTTTCAGAGGAGTCAGAGCCTTGCCAAACGTGCCCCTGATTTCTCCTGAGGGAGGAAGGGCATGTTGACGGTTGCCGCATCTAGCGGTGCCGACGCCGAAAGCTTCTGCTCAGCAGAGCTGCAAAATCATTCTGGGCACGTTCTTGCGTCGTGGATTCGCGAGCAATGACTGCCAACTATATTCTTCTTTCTTGAATATTCCAACCAGTCTTTTACATTTATTAATACAAGAAAAAACAATTGGGATCTTCGAACCAATCTTATTACTGCTGTACTACTGAATTTTCAACCAAAGCAACCGCTGGGCAGTGACGGATGCAGAAGAGGATCCAAGGAGAGCtagttttttcttcttcctctc encodes:
- the LOC136471146 gene encoding uncharacterized protein; translated protein: MFDSLLNSKFYNKCKHAIKCTRTRLDLLRRKKQAMVKFLKKDVADLLTNGLESHAFARMEGLIVEMNQASCYDMIEQYCEYIVKLLNHMQKESECPQEALEAVSTLIFAAARFPDLPELCDLRHIFTEKYGSSVEPFVNSEFLQNLQSKSFTNEEKLRVMKRVAEEFSVPFDSRALEWKITCGSQNKHDLPKKSSLKQEMEASARDGHKVDRHAVHERKTKAMPEGYEQKQEQNVKPKDIHVVPDGIGQLGEKNRKKYSDKPWEKRHMDNPLPPLDMKEKNGQKEMKKYDKKDSHHRRELMDAEVLDLNGLKKQDVGVVKLSGGPDRSWGHADLGLKTLGLEKEEIDSTCTLNGKTVNKAPPYSKPYRASMGEKVAEDRQDRQPVPEKAANMRPPYVKPNFEKHANQGANAYKHSGAEEIGHQKREPIYDPVSVRSRIPKPPAHVDDYAGMANEEKMANQAPDGRRRHSSKRNGAYDNYDHKGGHVLPIEGMGVDDDINNARPFHWIPSERRKHRSRRNGSTSGSDYNGASEDHESDGDDVNTTIDFGNLLPRAPSSHRKHRSRSADPRKGGRDDEEKMMDKLLMHYSKKGLDREEHKERVKSRIPRPRADQRADDGAGELSNKEGASAHRPERAVSLPSESASPKAKPKSKAPVRSLSMQPEMSRGNVHPSMPDFDELAARISALRNA